The Haloarcula sp. H-GB4 genome segment TCATCGAGACGTACGTCTCGCTGGCCGGGTCCTCGGACATCAGCACTGTTGCCAGCGACGGGCGGTGGCCGGCGTCGGCGAGGCGGTCGATGGACGCGACCAGGTCGTCCCGAATCGACTGTGCGACGGCGTTGCCGTCGATAATCTCTGTCATTAGGTACAACGGCGGCGCGGGGCGGTATGAACGTCCCGGATTTCAGTCAGCCGCGACAGGCTGGCACGCTCAGGGACAGTCCGACTCGGCGATTGACTTCCGCCCGGCTCCCTGCTGGATGGCCCGTGTCACGCCGCTCGGGACAGCCACCGTCATCGCCTGCCCGCCGTACTCGTGGGTCTGGTCATGCCCCCGAACCACGACACAGCCCACGTCGTTTGGAACCGTAATCGTCTCCGACCGGGTGAACGGGGCCGTCGAGTGAGCGTGCCGGAGGCCCCGGCGCCCGAGTCGGTCGCCCGCCAGCGTCTCGACTTGCCACCAGTTCGCGTAGCCGTCCTCGCCGTCGTCATCGTGGTAGAGTGTTACGTCGAAGCGGTAGTCGCCGCTCCCCTCGTCCGTGAGTTCGACGCCGACGACGTTGGCCTCCCGCAGGTCGAGCGCCTCGGCATCAGTTGTCTGGCCAGCACTGGCCCGCTCGGCTGTGGCAGTAACAGTATCTGTCTCTGACGCTGTTGTTGTGGGCTCACTCCCGCCACCATCGCTGTGTCCGGTTTCCTCCCCTGACTCGACCTCAAACTGCGTACAGCCGGCGAGTGTTGACAGGGAGGCACCCAGTGCATAGAGCATCCGGCGTCGGGTTGCGCGGAGCATACCAGACGTGTCGGCTGGAAATGGTAAAAAGTGAGTTGCGGAGTGTGCGGATAGCAGAACCGCAGGCTACAGCTTCTGGCGCTATTCGTACAGCGTGTACTCGTCGGTCATCTCGTCCACGCGATCGCTGACTTCCGCGACGACATCGTCGTCATGGGGCGCGTCGACAACCTTGTAGATGAGGTCTGCGACCTCGCGGCAGGCGTCCTCGTCGAAGCCACGCGTGGTGAGCGCGGGCGTACCGGCGCGGATGCCCGAGGGGTTGAATGCTGAGCGGGTCTCGCCCGGAACGGTGTTGGCGTTGAGGACGATACCAGCTTCCTCCAGCGCTTCCTCGACTTCCTTGCCGGTGGTGTCCGGGTGGGACGGCCGGAGGTCGATGAGGACGAGATGATTGTCCGTGCCGCCGGAGACCAGATCCAGCCCGTGCTCTTTGAGTCGGTCGCCGAGCGCGATGGCGTTGTCGACGGTCTGCTGGGAGTATTGCTCGAACTCGGGAGCCAGCGCCTCACCGAAGCCGACGGCCTTGCCGGCGACGTTGTGCATCAGCGGGCCGCCCTGCGAGCCGGGGAAGACGGCAGCGTCGATGTCGTCGGCGTATTCTTCGTCGCACATAATGATGCCACCGCGGCCGGCGCGGATGGTCTTGTGCGTCGACCCAGTGACGAAGTCGGCGACACCGACCGGCGACTCGTGGACGCCGGCGGCGACGAGACCAGTGATGTGAGCGATGTCTGCGAGGTGGTAGGCGTCGACCGCATCGGCGGCTTCCTGAATCCGCTCGAAGTCGACTTCGCGCGGGTACGCCGAGTAGCCCGAAACGATGATGTCCGGCTCGAACTCCTCTGCATGGTCGTGGAGGCCTTCGTAGTCGATGTAGCCGGTTTCCTCGTCGACCTTGTACTGTTCGACTTCGTACACCTGCCCGGCGAAGTTCGCCGGGTGGCCGTGTGAGAGATGGCCGCCGTGGGTCAGGTCAAGCGAGAGGATCTTGTCGCCGGGTTCGAGGACGCCGAGATAGACGCCCATGTTGGCCTGTGAACCGGAATGTGGCTGGACGTTGACGTGGTCCGCGCCCCACAGCTCCTTTGCGCGGTCGATAGCGAGTTCCTCGACGTCGTCGGCGTACTCACAGCCGCCGTAGTAGCGCTCGCCAGGATAGCCCTCGGCGTACTTGTTCGTCAGTTCGGAGCTCTGTGCCTCCATCACAGCCTCGCTGACGTGGTTCTCACTAGCAATCATCGCCAGTGTGTCGTTCTGCCGGCCTCGTTCGCCTTCCAGGGCGTCTGCGACTGCCGGGTCTGCTTCCCGTACGGTTTCGTAGCTCATGTATCCGAGTCAGGACCGATACGACAATAATCTACCCTTTGACCCACGTATGTGCAATGTTATTATTTACCGTCTGGTGCCGGGGTATGGGGGGTGACGACGTGCTGACAACCGTACGTATATATCAGATGACGTTCTGTATAATCACACATGGTCACCTGGGGGGTGGCAGGCGAGCGGGTGGGCCGGGACGGCGGTGAAACGCTGGACTGGGATGGGGAGACGGTCGACCCGACCGCACTGGTGCACCAATTACACAATCGGGAGAGTACTGACGGCGAACAGCTACCACAACGTGTCGACGATTGTTACCGTGGGTCCGTCACCGAGTTAGCGCTACCGGCGGTTGATGCCACGGTAACCCGCGTTGCTGCTGATGCCGATAGCGAGACGGTTGATTCACCGACAAGGCTTCAGGAAGGGGAGTACCTGTTGACGATGCAGGCCCGCGCTGCGGATAGCGACCGGGACTCACCGCTGGGCGTCGTAGATGACATCCGGATCCACGTCCGCTTCGACGGCCCGGCGTCGCTCCACTCGGCCGGTATTACTACCGTGCTTGGCTTCCAGGAGCCGACGAGCATTACCGTCGGATTCGTCTGGGAAACGAACGCGGAGCGGCCGCATCTGCAGGTCCCCGCGACGCCCGCAGGGCTCGCAACGGCAATCACACATCTGAGCGGGGCTCATCACACGATGCAGCCGTCCCGCTCGCACCCGGAACTCCGCGGGCACCCGCCGATAGTCACGACCGGCGAGACAACCCGCATTCCGGAACCGGTTCGGCAGAACCGTCCCGAGACCGGTATCACGCTCCGTGTTCCAGAGTGCGAGGCGGAACTGCTCGTCAGCGCACCACTGGCGTACTATCTCGGGGCCGAAGTGGTGGTCGAGTCACGGGACACCGCACTGTTGACGGCCGAAGGCAAGTCGGTACAGCTCACTTTCGACGCATGGCCGTCGCTACAGGCCGGCGTCGCAGCGCTGCTCCGGAAGGTATTCTATCTGGACTGCCAGGTCAGACGCGTCGACCCGGCCGAGAGCGGGCCTCGTATTACGTCCGCCCTCTCACTTGACCCGGACACGATTCGGTCGCTATCGCCGGCTGGACGGCTCGAACGGTACATCGATGTCTCCGATGAGGCCGTGAACTCGATTCTACCTGAGTGGCCCCTTTCGACGTACGTCTCGCCGGAGCCGGAGCGGGTCCGCTATCTGCCCTTCCTGCTTGACCGGCTCAGTCTTATCTACCTGCCGGACAGCTCCCGGCTTGACCAAGATGAGCTTCTCGACAGGACGCTGGCGGATTCGTATCTGAGCCGCGGGTCGGCCGAACGCCCACCGGTCATTGAACCGAACCTGCGTGAGGGGCAGTTGCACTCGTGGCTCGCTCCGGGGAACCCGATAGACGCTTGCAAAACGCCGCCGGAAGCGTACGTGAACCGCTACCGTAGTCAGAACCGTGATACCGACAGCCAACAAGTCGCGGTCGTCCTCAACGACGAGGAGATGGCTGACGAACACACAGAAGTCACGGAGATATACCGGGCAGCGGACCTCCCGATGGACGTGCGGGTCAGCGAACTGCTGTCGGTCAACGAACTGGCCGACGTGTTCCGGCAGCCGACGGAGTTCGTCCACTTCATCGGCCACTGCGATGAGGAGGGACTGCGCTGTCCCGACGGTAATCTGGCGCTGTCGTCGCTGTCAGAATCCCGAACGCAGACGTTCTTCCTGAACGCCTGTGGCTCCTACGATGAAGGGCTTGACCTGGTCAAACAGGGTGCGGTCGCCGGCGCAGTGACACTCACCGACGTGTTGGACAAACACGCTGCCCTGGTCGGGACCGCCTTCGCGCGCTTGCTCAGTAACGGATTCAGCATCCAGCGAGCGCTGGAACTCGCGCGCCGGCGGATAATGATGTGCAAAGACTACGCGGTTGTCGGCGACGGGACATACTCCATCGTTCCCAATCCAGCACACCCGGCGGTCGTCTGGCTCTCCGAAGGGGAAACCGGGTTCGACGTACAGTGTACGGTTGTATCCCCGGAACGGCCCGGTGAGAGCTACCGCCTGCCATTTGACGAGAGCGCCGCGCTAAACGGCGAACAGACGAGCCACTCACTCGGCGCTACGGAGTTGGCCGACGCGCTGGGTCAGACCTCACTGCCCGTCATCTACGACGGGGAGTTCCACTGGTCCGATGACTTGGCCGCCCGCCTCCGGACGGGCTTCTGACGACTCCAAAAATGTAAGACAGGTGGTTTATCCTGAGACGGCTGTCGCCCGTTTCGACACTGGCCAACTGAGCAGTCGTAGTAATACGACACGCCATCGTTTCCTTGCGTACCCAGGTGAAGGTCTGATCTGGTCCTAAGTCGTGGCTTCTGGCGGGAAGGAAACAGTGAGACCAGCCACTGATTCGGCCAGATTTACACAGCGTTGATGAGCGGAACAGATGGTTCAGTCCGTGAGGCAAGCGGCTTCTGCTTAGGATAATTGACCAATATTTTATCGCTGTTCGCTGGTGGGTGTTGTCGGATTGTTGGCGAAATCAACACAGTATGGCCGGTAAAATTAAATATAACAGTACACTATATACTGGCAAGGGACAATGACCGAAAATCTCCTGCAAGACGACGTCGGTTCTATGTTGACCACGGTGTTTGGGGCAACTGACGAGCCGGTGTATGTCGTGAACCCGTCACGACGGACCATCTCTGAGCTTGTATCGACATTAGACGCAGATTCGGGCGCTCCAGAAGTTCGGCTGTTGGCCGACGAGCGGGCGCTGAAAGACGTCATGGACGACTTCCTTGTCGCGAGCACCGCGGCCGACCTCATCGACGAGGGCCGGCTCACGATGCGACTGCTTGACGACGTGCCGAACCACTCGGTCGCGGTAACTGTGGATACGGTGTACGCGCTCGTCACGATCAGCGACACGGTCGGCGGTCTCGGGACCGATGACACGGCGTTCGTCGACAACGCCTACGACTACTACGACGCAGCCTGGACGGACGCCGACGAGTATTCACTCCGAACGCCGCCGCTCAACCGCGTCCAGAGAACGCTGGAATCCGATATCGGCCCGGAAACCGCATCGGACTTCAACGATGTTCTCAGCTCTCTGTCGACGGCCCGCGGCGACGGCGACGGCCTCGACGAGGTCACCATCAGTCTGCTCGTGGCCGCACGGAACGGCGAACTCCTGTACGACATCAGCAAATGGGGCGAGGATGTCGGACTGGCGAGCAAGGCGACGTTCTCGCGGACCAAGACGAAACTCGAAGACATGAATCTCATTGACACTGAGAAGGTCCCGATTGACGTGGGTCGACCGCGACTCCGCCTGATGCTCGGTGACGACCGGCTCAAAGACGCCGACCCGGACGAACTGGCCTCCGTCGCCCAGTCCATCCTCGCCGCGTAGGTTTTTCTCCCTTCACCACGAGGGCTTCGGCATGCGAACTGTCGAAGTCGTCGGGCGTGGACCGGCTGTCGATGCACTTGCCGCGTTTCTCGCTGATATCGACGTTTCAGTAGCACAGCCGTCGACACCGGCGGACAGCAGTGGCGACCTCGTCATCGTCGTCGATACCGTCGGTTCGGAGACGTTTGCGGCGTGGAACGACCGGGCGAAAGTCGAAGACAGCCCGTGGGCCGCCGTCGAACTGGGCGGCGTCGGCGGTGTCCCGGTTACTGATGCCGCGATTAGCGGATTCGGACCTGAGACGGGTTGTTTCGACTGCCTGCGGGCTCGGGTTGAGGCGACGGTCGATGACACCGAGGAAGTCGCAGAAGCCCCGGCAGCAGCCACGCAACGATTCGCGGGGGCGCTGGCCGGTCGACTGGTGACCCAGTTTCTCGACGGTGACGCTGCCCTCTTCGGGACTGTCACGGAACTCCCACACACCCAGCGGCGGTTCCTCCCAGTCCCGGGCTGTGATTGTGGCGGGACACAGAGCCATACCCTCGGTGACGGTCGACAGACAGCCCCTGACAGCGAGGCGCTATCGCGGGCGGAGCTGGGCCTTGACGACCGGGTCGGTATTGCAACGGAGGTCGGCGAAGTCGAATCGTTCCCGGCTCCGTACTACCTGTCGACGCTCGCCGACACCACCGGTTTCAGCGACGTATCGGCCGCCGCCAAGGCCGCCGGTGTCGCCGTCGACTGGGATACAGCATTCATGAAAGCGCTGGGCGAGAACTACGAGCGGTACGCGGCCGGCGTCTATCGAGACGGGAATCTACAGCGCGGGACAGTCGCCGATATTCCGGATGCCGTTACACCTGATGCATTCGTCAGAGACGAGGCCGAGTGGGACAAATCGACGGTGCTCCCCTGGGTTCCTGCCGAAAATCTGCTGACCAACGAACACCGGTCACTTCCTGCCGAGACCGTCCACTATCCCCCGCCGTCGAACGCCGTCAGACCGGCAACGACGACCGGGCTCGGGCTGGGAAACACCGTCACCGAGGCGCTGCTGACCGGGCTGTACGAAGTCATCGAGCGTGACGCCGCAATGCTGTCGTGGTACTCGACGTTCGAGCCGCTCCGGGTGGCCGTCGACGACCACGAGCGATACGAAACGCTCCGGCGGCGGGCGACATCTGAGGGCCTCGACGTGACAGCGCTGTTACTGACACAGGACGTGGACGTGCCAGTCATCACTGTCGCACTGGAACAGGACGGGTGGCCCCGCTTCGCACTCGGGACCGACGCAGATCTGAACCCGGGTGCAGCCGCCGTCGGCGCGCTGGAGGAGGCGCTTCAGAACTGGATGGAACTCGACAGCATGGGTCCCGAGGCAGCCATGGACGCACAGGGCGCTATCGGGCGCTACGCCAAATCGCCCGGTGAGGCGGCCGACTTGGCGGCTGCGGAGACGGCGGTCCCGCTGGACTCGCTTGGCCCTGATGCGGACCTCTCCGGCGAGGAAGAGCTAGAGACGTTGTGTGACCGGGCAGCCGACGCGGGGCTCGCGCCGTACGGGACACGGCTGACGACGCGCGACCTCGAACAGCTCGGGTTCGAGGCGGTCCGGGTCGTCTGTCCGTCGGCACAGCCGCTGTTCTTCGGTGAGTCGTTCTTCGGCAAGCGGGCCGAAGCCGTGCCGGCAGATCTCGGTTTCGCGCCGCGACTTGACCGGGATCACCATCCGTTCCCCTGAGGGCAGACGGCACCAACGGCCGTCAGATACCGAACGTCGCCCGCAGCATGTCTCGCGAGCCCGGCCCGAGGCCGACTGCGGTAACGGCGATGAGCAATAGCAGTGCGTACCGCGGGCTGTCGTCGATGAACTCCTGGTTGAACAGCGAGACGACCAGCGAGGCGACGGCGAGCTTGACGATCAGGAATGGCCACGACGTGCCGATAGCGGCCGAGAGGCCAGCCGGCTGGAGCGTCTCGGTGGCCGCGATGATGAACTCGTTGGCCGGGTGTTTCGGGTAGTACGTCAGCGGTACATTGAGTGCGTCGAGCCAGTCGGCCAGCAGGACGTTCGCGACACCGTCGATTGCGTGGCCCCAGATGACCAGCAGACCGATATAGCCAGTGCCGTCGTTCATCGCCGGGCGGTAAGACTCAAATAGCCGGTACAGACCGTACGACAGTGCCGACGCCAGTGCGACAGTCGTGATGAGGACTGACGGGTACAGCGTTGCGTACTCACGGGTGAGGGCGACAAACGTGAGATACAGGAGCGTCACGGCGACAAAGGCCCCGCCGATAGCGCCGGTCGTCCGGTAGTAGCTGTCGACGACCCCACGCCGTTCGAGGTCCACGCAGACGACGAGGACGAGCAGCGTCAGCAAGAACACGGTACCGTAAATCACGGGGCTGATGATGAGCGAGCTGAGTGGGTACTCGACGATGGGTGTAACTCCGGCGTCGACCGCGCGGTCAGTTGCGTCCTCGACGGTCCGCAGCGCGCCGCCGAGTAGCATGAACGGTACGAACGCGAAGTAGAGCTTCGGGTCTTCGGCGATGTCCAGTCGCTCGAGGAGAAAGTAGACACCAACGAGCATATACACCAGAATCAACATGTACCCGATTTCAGAGACGATAGTGTATCCCGGTTCGGCGATGAGCCGTCCCTCCTGGATGGCCGCCGCACAGCCATCGTACAGTGGTTGTGGGCCGGATGCAGTCATTTCGGCACAGCTGGCCGACTTGGCGTCGGCATACACTGGCCCCCAGAAGTACTGCCAGAGGAACCGATCCCAGACGGCCTGTGGAGCGGCCGTAACGGCGCCGACCGCGACGAGGAGGACTGCAACGAAAGAGCCCACCCAGAGCTGGCCGGGCCCGTACTCATCGACGGCTCGCTCGAACGTATCCATGGCCGAGTGACCGGTGGCAGGCGGTTTTAGCGTTCCGGTCCCGTGTGCATGGAGCGGAATTTCGCGCGGTACTGAACTGCGCGGGGCAAGTGTGTTCAGTCCTGCCTGAGCGCTTCGTTGCCGGCCGCCACGAAGGCCTCGTGTGCCTCACCGTTGGAGGCGACGACGGAATCACTGTCGTGGGTCCAGGGCTCACCATTGAGGTCAGTAACCGTGCCGCCAGCCTGTCGAACCATATGGACGCCGGCGAGCGTATCCCAGGGTGCCATCGAGCGCGTGCAAACGAGCCCCTCGAGCGCCCCGTCGGCAACGTGGGCCAACGTTGCTTGGAACGAACCCAAGCGCCGGATGTCGCCGAAGCGGTCGCCGACAGCGCTACACAACCGACCGAACTCGTCCCTGTCATCACGGTCCCACCAGCCGACGGGGGCCACGGCAAAAGTCTCTGGGTCGGTTCGTCCGCTCACGGAAAGTTCAGTTCCGTCTCGCGTCACGCTTTCGGGGCCGGCGGCGTAAAGGTCACCGTACGAGGGGAGATAGGTCACCGATGCAACTGGCTCACCGTCGACAACGGCGCTAACGGACGTCCCCCACAAGCGCATTCCGCGGACGTAGTTCGCCGTCCCGTCGATCGGGTCGATGACCCACACGGAGCCACTGTCGGGGACGCTATCGACCCCTTCGACATCGCGGTCGACCTCTGGGCCGGCCAGCGTCGAGAGGTCCTCCTCACAGAGGAACCGGTCACCAGGGAACTCCGCCCGAATCGTTGTGACGACCTGCCGCTGGGCGTCGCGGTCTGTTTCCGTGACGAGGTCGTTCTTGTTTGCCTTTGACTCGACGCTGAGGTCGCCCCGGAACTGCTCGCGGGCCACGACACCGCCGGCACGGGCCGCTCGCTCGGCAACCGCCGCCCGGTGGCTAGCATCTGTCATATCTGATGCTGGACCGCCCGTGTTCAAACCATCTCGCCTTCCAGCAAAACAGGGCCGACAGCCGGCGATGGGTTACTCCTCTTCGGCAGCCTCGTCAACAGCATCGAGAATGGATTCAGCGATGTCCCGTGCCTCATTGGGCGTGTACAGGACCTGATTCCCTAGCGACTGTTCGATACGGACGTAGCCGTCATCGTCCTCGATGGAGAAAAACGCCGTATTCTCCAGCGGTGGCACGGGCAGGCTGGCCCCCTCGGACTGGTCTGTGGCCATGTTACTACTTAGCACATAGGACAGCTTAAATCTACGGCTCGGGACGACAGTGCTCGCCCAGTTACAAATATTAATAATTGGACCGCAACGACTTATACTCGTCTTGGATATGTACGTATATGGCATCGATACGTGGGGCACTTCAGTTCAGCAAGGACATCTCAGTTATCATGTTTTTAGGAGGAGTGTACGTCCTTGGACTAAGCGTCACAACGCTGGTCAGTGCATTGGAGGACCGACTGCCACGGCTACACGCTGCTGGTGGCGAGATACGGAGTCGACTTCGCCGCCCGGTGTAAGCCGCTCGGCAATTATGAAGCCCTAGAGTCGTCGACTGACACACGGAGTCAAGTGGTTGTCTCCAGAGTGCGTCTATCCAAGTTGGCAAATTTTTCCGACCGTGGACAATATCTGGGACCACTTCTCTGTGTCTCTCGTTAGACTTCCGGTGTAGTGTGATTCCCGCAAACGTGGCCGCCCTGTTGGTCATTGTATTGTAGTGTTTGAATGTCTGCAAATGATACCCGCTGCAGAGATAGTCCACTAGTTTGATAGATGTCTGTTCCACAACGTACATTAGTACGTGAATAATGTTCTCTATTGATAGGTGTCTACACCACAATATCGTCATGGTCGGAAGAAATTGTGCACATTCAGAGGAGAATAGGGAAACCTCATGCTAACTATTATTATTAATGATGGGTTATCCTACCCAACAGCTTTATTATATGCTGCTTTGACATGACATCCTGTGTGGGAAGCACGCGGTACCTATCAGAAGTTAGCCACTGAAATCAAATAAAATGGGGCTTACTAGCCGTATTCACCGAAAGCCGTTCAGGGGAGTGGAGAGCGTATGCCACTAGACGCGCCAGTTACAGCCGAGGTACGGGAATGACAATACAAGCAAATCAGGCAAATCAAGCGGACGAACGGGGGATCACAGCCAGCACTGCAGACGAGTTTCTTGTCACGCCGGAGAGCGAAGTCAGGCCGGTTTTGAGCGTCGTGATGCCCACCCTCAACGAGGAGAAAGGGATTGTAGAATGTATCGATTGGATCAAGACCGCGATATCGGAGTTGCGCGTCCCGACTGAGATCATCGTAAGCGACAGTTCGACCGACGCGACTCCGGAGCTAGCTCGCGAGCGGGGTGCGACAGTCGTGACACCTGACGAACCGGGCTATGGCTATGCGTATCGCTACGCGTTCGACAAGGCACGAGGAGAGTACATCGCGATGGGCGATGCCGACACGACGTACGATTTTAAGATGATTCCACAGCTCCTCGAGCCGGTCCAGAACGGCGACGCGGACATCTGTATGGGGAGTCGACTTGAGGGAGAGATCCGTGACGGGTCGATGCCGCCGCTGCATAAATACGTCGGCAATCCGCTGTTGACGCGGTTCCTGAACACGTTCTATGGAGCCGGTGTCAGCGACGCACACAGCGGCTTCCGTGTGTTCACCAAGGACGCGCTCGAAACGCTAGAGCTAGAGACGACCGGGATGGAGTTCGCCAGCGAGATGATCATGGAGGCCGGCGCGAACGATCTCACCATCGAGGAGGTTCCGATTATCTACCACGAGCGGGAAGGCGAGGAAACGCTCGACAGTTTCAGTGACGGTTGGCGACACGTCCGATTCATGCTTGTGAACGCACCGGACTACCTGTTCTCGTATCCAGCTCTGTTGCTTGTCTCTGCTGGGGCAGTGTTGATGTCGCTGTCAATCGCACAGCTGTCAGTCGGTGGCATCAACTTCGGAATACAGACAATGGTCGGCGGGTCGTTGCTGGCAATCGTCGGGTATCAGGTCTGGACGCTCGCGCTGTTCAGTTCCATCGCTGCGAACCCGATCAACAAGCCGGAGGGCGTGCTTGTCGGTATGATACGGGAGCAGTTCCAGTTGGAGCACGGCGCGTCAATCGGTATCCTCGCGGCTGCAGCCGGAATTCTGTACCTCGGGGGCGTGTTTGGACAGTGGCTGCTCGCCGGCGAAGCGGCGTTACCGTCAGCCACGGCGACCCTACTGGCCTCGACAGTCGTGGTCCTCGGGCTACAGACAGTGTTCGGGTCGTTCTTCATGAGTATGCTGGCAGACAGCAGTTAATCATTGACTGCCGTTTTCACGCACTAATCAGTTCTACGTACACCTGCTAGAGCACGTCCCGTTCTCCGCACACACAACGTCGGGCTGCGTTCGGTTCTCAGCAACGAACTCCCACTCGTTTCGACCCACGCTGTCGGTGCCGTTCGAATAGGTGAGTTGTCTGTACAGTCCGTTGTAGTTCATCACGCTATCGTACTCTGTCTGGGAGTAGCGCTCCTCGTCGATACCGTCCTGATAGGCGTCGAGCCCCATCGCATGCCCGAATTCATGCATAAACAGCGATGCGGTGATCTTCGTCGAATCGAACCGCTCCATCGCCGCGATTTCAGGTCGTCCCGCGCCGACGAAGTAGTCGTCACCGTTGTAGGCGACGTCATCGGTGAGCAAGACGTAGTAATAGCCGTCAGAACTGTACTCCGAATGGTTGGCTCGGAAGTCGTAGATATCGTTCCCGGAACCAGCACGGGATTTCGAGTGGACTGTTCCGTTGGTCGAGAGA includes the following:
- a CDS encoding DUF63 family protein — its product is MDTFERAVDEYGPGQLWVGSFVAVLLVAVGAVTAAPQAVWDRFLWQYFWGPVYADAKSASCAEMTASGPQPLYDGCAAAIQEGRLIAEPGYTIVSEIGYMLILVYMLVGVYFLLERLDIAEDPKLYFAFVPFMLLGGALRTVEDATDRAVDAGVTPIVEYPLSSLIISPVIYGTVFLLTLLVLVVCVDLERRGVVDSYYRTTGAIGGAFVAVTLLYLTFVALTREYATLYPSVLITTVALASALSYGLYRLFESYRPAMNDGTGYIGLLVIWGHAIDGVANVLLADWLDALNVPLTYYPKHPANEFIIAATETLQPAGLSAAIGTSWPFLIVKLAVASLVVSLFNQEFIDDSPRYALLLLIAVTAVGLGPGSRDMLRATFGI
- a CDS encoding glycosyltransferase family 2 protein, translating into MTIQANQANQADERGITASTADEFLVTPESEVRPVLSVVMPTLNEEKGIVECIDWIKTAISELRVPTEIIVSDSSTDATPELARERGATVVTPDEPGYGYAYRYAFDKARGEYIAMGDADTTYDFKMIPQLLEPVQNGDADICMGSRLEGEIRDGSMPPLHKYVGNPLLTRFLNTFYGAGVSDAHSGFRVFTKDALETLELETTGMEFASEMIMEAGANDLTIEEVPIIYHEREGEETLDSFSDGWRHVRFMLVNAPDYLFSYPALLLVSAGAVLMSLSIAQLSVGGINFGIQTMVGGSLLAIVGYQVWTLALFSSIAANPINKPEGVLVGMIREQFQLEHGASIGILAAAAGILYLGGVFGQWLLAGEAALPSATATLLASTVVVLGLQTVFGSFFMSMLADSS
- a CDS encoding YcaO-like family protein, translating into MRTVEVVGRGPAVDALAAFLADIDVSVAQPSTPADSSGDLVIVVDTVGSETFAAWNDRAKVEDSPWAAVELGGVGGVPVTDAAISGFGPETGCFDCLRARVEATVDDTEEVAEAPAAATQRFAGALAGRLVTQFLDGDAALFGTVTELPHTQRRFLPVPGCDCGGTQSHTLGDGRQTAPDSEALSRAELGLDDRVGIATEVGEVESFPAPYYLSTLADTTGFSDVSAAAKAAGVAVDWDTAFMKALGENYERYAAGVYRDGNLQRGTVADIPDAVTPDAFVRDEAEWDKSTVLPWVPAENLLTNEHRSLPAETVHYPPPSNAVRPATTTGLGLGNTVTEALLTGLYEVIERDAAMLSWYSTFEPLRVAVDDHERYETLRRRATSEGLDVTALLLTQDVDVPVITVALEQDGWPRFALGTDADLNPGAAAVGALEEALQNWMELDSMGPEAAMDAQGAIGRYAKSPGEAADLAAAETAVPLDSLGPDADLSGEEELETLCDRAADAGLAPYGTRLTTRDLEQLGFEAVRVVCPSAQPLFFGESFFGKRAEAVPADLGFAPRLDRDHHPFP
- the glyA gene encoding serine hydroxymethyltransferase, which codes for MSYETVREADPAVADALEGERGRQNDTLAMIASENHVSEAVMEAQSSELTNKYAEGYPGERYYGGCEYADDVEELAIDRAKELWGADHVNVQPHSGSQANMGVYLGVLEPGDKILSLDLTHGGHLSHGHPANFAGQVYEVEQYKVDEETGYIDYEGLHDHAEEFEPDIIVSGYSAYPREVDFERIQEAADAVDAYHLADIAHITGLVAAGVHESPVGVADFVTGSTHKTIRAGRGGIIMCDEEYADDIDAAVFPGSQGGPLMHNVAGKAVGFGEALAPEFEQYSQQTVDNAIALGDRLKEHGLDLVSGGTDNHLVLIDLRPSHPDTTGKEVEEALEEAGIVLNANTVPGETRSAFNPSGIRAGTPALTTRGFDEDACREVADLIYKVVDAPHDDDVVAEVSDRVDEMTDEYTLYE
- the tbsP gene encoding transcriptional regulator TbsP, which codes for MTENLLQDDVGSMLTTVFGATDEPVYVVNPSRRTISELVSTLDADSGAPEVRLLADERALKDVMDDFLVASTAADLIDEGRLTMRLLDDVPNHSVAVTVDTVYALVTISDTVGGLGTDDTAFVDNAYDYYDAAWTDADEYSLRTPPLNRVQRTLESDIGPETASDFNDVLSSLSTARGDGDGLDEVTISLLVAARNGELLYDISKWGEDVGLASKATFSRTKTKLEDMNLIDTEKVPIDVGRPRLRLMLGDDRLKDADPDELASVAQSILAA
- a CDS encoding inositol monophosphatase: MTDASHRAAVAERAARAGGVVAREQFRGDLSVESKANKNDLVTETDRDAQRQVVTTIRAEFPGDRFLCEEDLSTLAGPEVDRDVEGVDSVPDSGSVWVIDPIDGTANYVRGMRLWGTSVSAVVDGEPVASVTYLPSYGDLYAAGPESVTRDGTELSVSGRTDPETFAVAPVGWWDRDDRDEFGRLCSAVGDRFGDIRRLGSFQATLAHVADGALEGLVCTRSMAPWDTLAGVHMVRQAGGTVTDLNGEPWTHDSDSVVASNGEAHEAFVAAGNEALRQD